One genomic segment of Nonomuraea coxensis DSM 45129 includes these proteins:
- the sucC gene encoding ADP-forming succinate--CoA ligase subunit beta, with protein sequence MDLYEYQAKELFRRHGIPVPRGAVAETPAEARAIAAGLNAPIVIKAQVKTGGRGKAGGIRPAAGPGTAEREAARVLGMDIKGHRARRVLVEAATVPFEEYYAAFLVDRAEGGFLAMVSGQGGVEIEELAASDPGAIVRLPVDPVTGVDAGVARRLAADAGLPEQAAEVLERLWRVLVAEDALLVEVNPLVCTTDQRVVALDGKVTLDDNAAFRHRREAEEPEGGLEDLARAKGLNYVKLDGSVGVIGNGAGLVMSTLDVVAGAGAAPANFLDIGGGASARVMADGLEIVLSDPDVRSVLVNVFGGITACDAVADGIVTALELLGERGRGRPVVVRLDGNNAELGRRILDEARHPAVRQVSTMDGAAATAARLAAGA encoded by the coding sequence ATGGACCTGTACGAGTACCAGGCGAAGGAGCTCTTCAGGCGGCACGGCATCCCGGTCCCGCGCGGCGCGGTCGCGGAGACCCCGGCCGAGGCCCGCGCGATCGCGGCCGGCCTGAACGCGCCCATCGTCATCAAGGCCCAGGTCAAGACCGGTGGACGAGGCAAGGCGGGCGGGATCAGGCCCGCCGCGGGGCCGGGCACGGCCGAGCGCGAGGCTGCCCGCGTGCTCGGCATGGACATCAAGGGACACCGCGCGCGCCGCGTCCTGGTGGAGGCCGCGACCGTGCCGTTCGAGGAGTACTACGCGGCCTTCCTGGTGGACCGCGCCGAGGGCGGCTTCCTGGCGATGGTGTCCGGCCAGGGCGGCGTGGAGATCGAGGAGCTCGCGGCGAGCGATCCCGGCGCCATCGTCAGGCTCCCGGTGGACCCGGTCACCGGTGTGGACGCCGGCGTCGCGCGGCGCCTCGCGGCCGACGCGGGCCTGCCCGAGCAGGCCGCGGAGGTGCTGGAACGGCTGTGGCGGGTGCTGGTGGCCGAGGACGCGCTGCTCGTCGAGGTCAACCCGCTCGTCTGCACCACCGACCAGAGAGTGGTGGCGCTCGACGGCAAGGTCACCCTGGACGACAACGCCGCCTTCCGGCACCGGCGCGAGGCCGAGGAGCCGGAAGGCGGGCTGGAGGACCTCGCCCGCGCCAAGGGACTGAACTACGTGAAGCTGGACGGCTCGGTCGGCGTGATCGGCAACGGCGCGGGCCTGGTGATGAGCACGCTGGACGTGGTGGCCGGCGCCGGCGCGGCCCCGGCGAACTTCCTGGACATCGGCGGCGGCGCCTCCGCGCGGGTGATGGCCGACGGGCTGGAGATCGTCCTGTCCGACCCGGACGTGCGCTCGGTGCTGGTCAACGTCTTCGGCGGCATCACCGCCTGCGACGCCGTGGCCGACGGCATCGTCACCGCACTGGAACTCCTCGGCGAACGGGGCCGCGGCCGGCCCGTCGTCGTACGGCTGGACGGCAACAACGCCGAGCTGGGCCGGCGCATCCTCGACGAGGCCAGGCACCCGGCCGTCCGCCAGGTCTCCACCATGGACGGCGCCGCCGCCACGGCGGCACGACTCGCGGCGGGAGCGTGA
- the sucD gene encoding succinate--CoA ligase subunit alpha, with protein sequence MAIFLTKDSRVLVQGMTGAEGTRHTARMLAAGTDVVAGVTPGKGGRSADFGERTVPVFGSVAEAVAETGADVSVVFVPPRFTGGAVEEAVAAGVPLCVVITEGVPVHDTVRFLALARGRTRIVGPNCPGLISPGQSSAGIIPADITTAGRIGLVSKSGTLTYQLLYELRDLGFSTAVGIGGDPVVGTTHIDCLRAFQDDPGTDAIVLIGEIGGDAEERAAAHIAAHVTKPVVAYVAGFTAPEGRTMGHAGAIVSGSSGTARAKKEALEAAGVRVGETPSETARLMRSVLAGAS encoded by the coding sequence ATGGCGATCTTCCTGACCAAGGACAGCCGGGTGCTCGTGCAGGGCATGACCGGCGCGGAGGGCACCCGGCACACGGCCCGCATGCTGGCCGCCGGCACCGACGTCGTGGCCGGGGTCACCCCGGGCAAGGGCGGCAGGTCGGCGGACTTCGGCGAGCGCACGGTGCCGGTGTTCGGCTCGGTGGCCGAGGCCGTGGCGGAGACCGGCGCGGACGTGTCGGTGGTGTTCGTGCCGCCGCGCTTCACCGGCGGGGCCGTCGAGGAGGCGGTCGCGGCCGGGGTGCCGCTCTGCGTGGTGATCACCGAGGGCGTGCCGGTGCACGACACCGTGCGCTTCCTGGCGCTCGCGCGGGGGCGTACCAGGATCGTCGGCCCCAACTGCCCCGGCCTGATCAGCCCAGGGCAGTCGTCGGCCGGCATCATCCCCGCCGACATCACCACGGCCGGCCGCATCGGCCTGGTCTCCAAGTCCGGCACCCTCACCTACCAGCTCCTGTACGAGCTGCGCGACCTTGGCTTCTCCACCGCCGTCGGCATCGGCGGCGACCCGGTCGTCGGCACCACGCACATCGACTGCCTGCGGGCGTTCCAGGACGACCCGGGCACCGACGCGATCGTGCTGATCGGTGAGATCGGCGGCGACGCCGAGGAGCGGGCCGCCGCCCACATCGCCGCGCACGTCACGAAGCCGGTGGTGGCGTACGTGGCCGGGTTCACCGCCCCCGAAGGCAGGACGATGGGCCACGCGGGGGCCATCGTCTCCGGCTCCTCCGGCACCGCCCGCGCCAAGAAGGAGGCACTGGAGGCCGCCGGCGTCCGCGTCGGCGAGACCCCCTCCGAGACCGCCCGCCTCATGCGCTCCGTCCTGGCGGGCGCCTCATGA
- a CDS encoding hydroxypyruvate isomerase family protein — MRFAVNLSILLTELPLLERPAAAAEHGFDAVELWWPFDGPEPTAAQTADLRRAIEAAGVRLTGLNFDAGDMAAGERGLLARPGGAERFLAAVGPAVRLAGELGCPVLNALYGNGPGTDRELAVANLRRAADAAAGVGATVVVEALNAHENPHYPITSSEAAFALIEEVDRENVAFLADLYHLHRMGEDVLGLIDRHAARFGHVQIADDPGRGRPGSGGMPYPEILARLAAAGYEGHVGLEYRHEGPGAFDWRHA; from the coding sequence ATGAGGTTCGCCGTCAACCTGTCCATCCTGCTCACCGAGCTGCCGCTGCTGGAGCGGCCCGCCGCCGCGGCCGAGCACGGGTTCGATGCCGTCGAGCTGTGGTGGCCCTTCGACGGGCCGGAGCCGACGGCCGCGCAGACGGCCGACCTGCGCCGGGCGATCGAGGCGGCCGGGGTCCGCCTGACCGGGCTGAACTTCGACGCCGGCGACATGGCGGCCGGCGAGCGCGGCCTGCTGGCCCGCCCCGGCGGAGCGGAGCGGTTCCTCGCCGCCGTCGGGCCCGCCGTCCGGCTGGCGGGGGAGCTGGGCTGCCCGGTGCTGAACGCCCTCTACGGCAACGGCCCCGGCACCGACAGGGAGCTGGCCGTGGCCAACCTGCGGCGGGCGGCGGACGCGGCGGCCGGCGTCGGCGCGACCGTGGTCGTCGAGGCGCTCAACGCGCACGAGAACCCGCACTATCCGATCACGTCGTCGGAGGCCGCGTTCGCGCTGATCGAGGAGGTGGACAGGGAGAACGTCGCCTTCCTGGCCGACCTCTACCACCTGCACAGGATGGGCGAGGACGTGCTCGGGCTCATCGACCGCCACGCCGCCCGCTTCGGGCACGTGCAGATCGCCGACGACCCCGGCAGGGGGCGGCCCGGCAGCGGCGGCATGCCGTACCCGGAGATCCTCGCGCGGCTCGCGGCCGCGGGCTACGAGGGGCACGTCGGCCTGGAGTACCGGCACGAGGGGCCGGGCGCGTTCGACTGGAGGCACGCGTGA
- a CDS encoding 2-hydroxy-3-oxopropionate reductase, producing the protein MKIGFIGLGIMGGPMAANLVKAGHTVRGHDMSAAPVERLAALGGEAAAGVPDAVGGADLVITMLPDSPQVEEVAPLVVAHGRPGLLYLDMSTIRPETSRRVAREAAAAGVRALDAPVSGGERGAIDATLSIMVGGEREAFEAARPVLGSLGTTIVHVGPAGAGQTVKAANQLVVGGIYGLVAEAIVLLEASGVDPVAGLDVLAGGLAGSRILELKRHTMIRREFTPGFRIDLHHKDMGIAVAAAREAGVALPLTGQVAQLVAAARAQGHGSLDHSALLKVVERLNT; encoded by the coding sequence GTGAAGATCGGCTTCATCGGTCTGGGGATCATGGGCGGCCCGATGGCCGCCAACCTCGTCAAGGCGGGTCACACCGTACGCGGCCACGACATGAGCGCCGCGCCCGTCGAGCGGCTGGCCGCGCTCGGCGGCGAGGCCGCCGCCGGCGTGCCGGACGCGGTCGGCGGCGCGGACCTCGTGATCACCATGCTGCCCGACTCGCCGCAGGTCGAGGAGGTCGCGCCGCTCGTCGTCGCGCACGGCCGCCCCGGCCTGCTCTACCTCGACATGAGCACGATCAGGCCGGAGACCTCCCGCCGGGTGGCGCGCGAGGCCGCCGCGGCCGGCGTGCGGGCGCTGGACGCCCCGGTGAGCGGCGGCGAGCGCGGCGCGATCGACGCCACCCTGTCGATCATGGTGGGCGGCGAGCGGGAGGCGTTCGAGGCGGCCCGCCCGGTCCTCGGGTCGCTCGGCACCACGATCGTGCACGTGGGCCCCGCCGGGGCCGGGCAGACCGTGAAGGCGGCCAACCAGCTCGTCGTCGGCGGCATCTACGGCCTGGTGGCGGAGGCGATCGTGCTGCTGGAGGCGAGCGGCGTCGACCCGGTGGCCGGCCTGGACGTGCTCGCGGGCGGCCTGGCCGGCTCCCGGATCCTGGAGCTCAAGCGGCACACCATGATCAGGCGCGAGTTCACCCCGGGCTTCCGCATCGACCTGCACCACAAGGACATGGGCATCGCCGTCGCCGCCGCCCGCGAGGCCGGCGTCGCGCTGCCGCTCACCGGCCAGGTCGCCCAGCTCGTGGCCGCGGCGCGGGCGCAGGGGCACGGCTCGCTCGACCACTCCGCCCTGCTCAAGGTCGTCGAAAGGCTGAACACGTGA
- the gcl gene encoding glyoxylate carboligase, translating to MKRIPCMEAVVAVLESEGVDTVFGIPGAAILPFYAALRGSSIRHVTVRHEEGGTHAADGWARVTGNVGVCVGTSGPAGTNMITGLYTALADSIPMICVTGQAESAKLHQEAFQAVDIVEVARPVTKWAVQLKEPAQAPWVFREAFRIARSGRPGPVLVDLPLDVQRGTCRYDRDLDAPLPVEVPSPLPKAVRRAMDLLEGARRPIILAGGGVIIGEATEELRALAEHLQVPVQVTLMGKGAFPEDHPLFAGMAGIQTQTRWGNAAFLDSDLVLAVGARFGDRHTGDLDVYRRGRTFVHVDIEPTQLGRVFEPDLGIVGHARPTLAALLGEARARGGPRAPGKWVRRVAGLRRALNRRDDFDDVPIKPPRVFREINDFFGRDTTFVTAIGLYQIWSGQFQATYLPRRYLVCGQAGPLGWEVPAAMGVKCAHPERQVVAVVGDYSFQFLMEEVAVAAQHRIPFVIIMINNEYLGLIRQAELPYGMNYAVDLHYGEGGIDHVKAMEAFGCPARRVELPGDLRDALSWASAAAARERLPVLVEVMVEREANAAMGPALDAIKEYEPLPELISADWSD from the coding sequence GTGAAGCGCATCCCGTGCATGGAGGCCGTGGTCGCGGTGCTGGAGTCGGAGGGGGTGGACACCGTCTTCGGCATCCCCGGTGCGGCCATCCTGCCTTTCTACGCCGCGCTGCGGGGCAGCTCGATCCGGCACGTGACGGTCCGCCACGAGGAGGGCGGCACGCACGCGGCCGACGGCTGGGCCAGGGTCACCGGCAACGTCGGCGTCTGCGTCGGCACCTCCGGCCCGGCCGGCACCAACATGATCACCGGCCTCTACACCGCGCTCGCCGACTCGATCCCGATGATCTGCGTCACCGGTCAGGCCGAGAGCGCCAAGCTGCACCAGGAGGCGTTCCAGGCGGTCGACATCGTGGAGGTCGCCCGTCCGGTCACCAAGTGGGCGGTGCAGCTCAAGGAGCCCGCCCAGGCGCCGTGGGTGTTCCGCGAGGCGTTCAGGATCGCCCGCTCGGGACGGCCGGGACCGGTGCTCGTCGACCTGCCGCTCGACGTGCAGCGCGGCACCTGCCGCTACGACCGCGACCTCGACGCCCCGCTGCCCGTCGAGGTGCCGAGCCCGCTGCCGAAGGCGGTGCGCAGGGCGATGGACCTGCTGGAGGGCGCCCGGCGGCCGATCATCCTCGCGGGCGGCGGCGTCATCATCGGCGAGGCCACGGAGGAGCTGCGCGCGCTGGCCGAGCACCTCCAGGTGCCGGTGCAGGTGACGCTCATGGGCAAGGGGGCCTTCCCCGAGGACCACCCGCTGTTCGCCGGCATGGCCGGCATCCAGACGCAGACCCGCTGGGGGAACGCCGCGTTCCTGGACAGCGACCTGGTGCTCGCGGTCGGGGCGCGCTTCGGTGACCGGCACACCGGCGACCTGGACGTCTACCGGCGCGGCCGCACCTTCGTCCACGTGGACATCGAGCCGACCCAGCTCGGCCGGGTCTTCGAGCCCGACCTCGGGATCGTCGGGCACGCCCGGCCCACGCTCGCCGCGCTCCTCGGCGAGGCCCGCGCCCGCGGCGGCCCCCGCGCGCCGGGCAAGTGGGTGCGCAGGGTGGCCGGCCTGCGCCGCGCGCTGAACCGGCGCGACGACTTCGACGACGTGCCGATCAAGCCGCCCCGGGTGTTCCGCGAGATCAACGACTTCTTCGGCAGGGACACCACGTTCGTCACCGCGATCGGGCTCTACCAGATCTGGTCCGGGCAGTTCCAGGCGACGTACCTGCCGCGCCGCTACCTGGTGTGCGGGCAGGCCGGGCCGCTGGGGTGGGAGGTGCCGGCCGCGATGGGCGTCAAGTGCGCGCACCCGGAGCGGCAGGTGGTGGCCGTCGTCGGCGACTACTCCTTCCAGTTCCTCATGGAGGAGGTCGCGGTGGCCGCGCAGCACCGGATCCCGTTCGTCATCATCATGATCAACAACGAGTATCTGGGGCTGATCCGGCAGGCCGAGCTCCCGTACGGGATGAACTACGCCGTGGACCTGCACTACGGCGAGGGCGGCATCGACCACGTCAAGGCCATGGAGGCGTTCGGCTGCCCGGCGCGCCGGGTCGAGCTGCCCGGCGACCTCAGGGACGCGCTGTCCTGGGCGAGCGCCGCGGCCGCCCGCGAGCGGCTGCCGGTGCTGGTGGAGGTGATGGTCGAGCGCGAGGCCAACGCTGCCATGGGTCCGGCGCTGGACGCCATCAAGGAGTACGAGCCGCTGCCCGAGCTCATCTCCGCCGACTGGTCCGACTGA
- a CDS encoding aldehyde dehydrogenase family protein, which produces MRLKPGMAWHDVYDRCRTAAPEAFHDDRVLNHWGGIWHRDGRPVPGFSPLDGTAIAGPPRLDRAGAARAVAGAAEEHRRWRHVPLAARKTMVAAAVESMAAHRDLLALLLVWEIGKPWRTARADVDRCLDGVRALAVREGLPFTLVSGGGADLSPVLAGGRALGCVSFVGGRDAGAKVATSLADLGRRHVLEQEGLNCWGVWRYGDWDTLTRQIRASFDYGKQRCTAYPRFVVQRALFHDFLRAYLAAVDAVRFGHPLAVAGPDDPLPELDFGPLINASKAKELADQVDEAVARGAVPVHRASPESGHFLPGQDTSAYFAPTALLDPPRSSPLHHAEPFGPVDTIVLVDTEAELLAAMNASNGALVATLSCDEEDTFRRLAPEVRAFKVGHNRSRSRGDREELFGGLGASWRGAFVGGELLVRAVTEGPDGERLPGNFPHYTLLPPA; this is translated from the coding sequence ATGCGGCTCAAACCAGGTATGGCCTGGCACGACGTCTACGACCGCTGCCGGACGGCGGCTCCCGAGGCATTCCACGACGACCGGGTGCTCAACCACTGGGGCGGCATCTGGCACCGCGACGGCCGCCCCGTGCCCGGCTTCTCGCCCCTCGACGGCACCGCCATCGCCGGGCCGCCGCGCCTCGACCGGGCCGGCGCGGCCAGGGCCGTGGCGGGAGCCGCCGAGGAGCACCGGCGCTGGCGGCACGTCCCGCTCGCCGCGCGCAAGACCATGGTCGCCGCCGCCGTCGAGTCCATGGCCGCCCACCGCGACCTGCTGGCCCTCCTGCTGGTCTGGGAGATCGGCAAGCCGTGGCGGACCGCCCGCGCCGACGTGGACCGCTGCCTCGACGGCGTGCGCGCGCTCGCCGTCCGCGAGGGGCTGCCGTTCACCCTCGTCAGCGGGGGAGGGGCGGACCTGTCGCCGGTGCTGGCCGGCGGGCGGGCCCTCGGCTGCGTGTCGTTCGTCGGCGGCAGGGACGCCGGGGCGAAGGTCGCCACCTCCCTGGCCGACCTCGGCCGGCGGCACGTGCTGGAGCAGGAGGGGCTCAACTGCTGGGGCGTGTGGCGCTACGGCGACTGGGACACCCTCACCCGCCAGATCCGCGCCTCCTTCGACTACGGCAAGCAGCGCTGCACCGCCTATCCGCGCTTCGTCGTGCAGCGGGCGTTGTTCCACGACTTCCTGCGGGCCTACCTCGCGGCGGTGGACGCCGTGCGCTTCGGCCACCCCCTCGCCGTCGCCGGCCCGGACGACCCGCTGCCCGAGCTGGACTTCGGCCCGCTGATCAACGCCTCCAAGGCCAAGGAGCTCGCCGACCAGGTGGACGAGGCGGTGGCGCGCGGCGCGGTGCCGGTGCACCGGGCCTCGCCGGAGTCCGGGCACTTCCTGCCGGGCCAGGACACCTCCGCCTACTTCGCCCCGACCGCCCTGCTCGACCCGCCCCGCTCCTCGCCGCTCCACCACGCCGAGCCGTTCGGCCCGGTCGACACGATCGTCCTGGTGGACACCGAGGCCGAGCTGCTGGCCGCCATGAACGCCAGCAACGGCGCGCTCGTGGCCACCCTCTCCTGCGACGAGGAGGACACCTTCCGCCGCCTGGCTCCCGAGGTGCGGGCCTTCAAGGTCGGCCACAACCGGTCGCGCTCGCGCGGCGACCGCGAGGAGCTGTTCGGCGGGCTCGGCGCGTCGTGGCGGGGCGCGTTCGTCGGCGGCGAGCTGCTGGTCAGGGCCGTCACCGAGGGCCCGGACGGCGAACGCCTCCCGGGCAACTTCCCGCACTACACGCTGCTGCCCCCGGCCTAA
- a CDS encoding DUF6703 family protein, translated as MASHDKRPLPQGERFFTEGASGLRKAVERRSAVPMAYLFTQVPRWVPPVVLVVLLLTALAVANPLGGVAALAVLAFVGWLAFLSWPSLGPGAKLLRVAMVLFVAAVAATRFGLIPG; from the coding sequence GTGGCCTCTCACGACAAGCGCCCGCTTCCCCAGGGCGAGCGGTTCTTCACCGAAGGCGCGAGCGGGCTGCGCAAGGCCGTGGAGCGGCGGAGCGCGGTCCCGATGGCGTACCTCTTCACGCAGGTGCCCCGCTGGGTGCCGCCCGTGGTGCTGGTGGTGCTGCTGCTGACCGCGCTCGCGGTGGCGAACCCGCTCGGCGGGGTGGCGGCGCTGGCGGTGCTCGCGTTCGTCGGCTGGCTGGCGTTCCTGTCCTGGCCGTCGCTGGGGCCGGGCGCGAAGCTGCTGCGGGTCGCCATGGTGCTGTTCGTGGCGGCGGTGGCGGCGACCCGCTTCGGCCTGATCCCGGGTTAG
- a CDS encoding antibiotic biosynthesis monooxygenase family protein has product MIRYTVPESQSQDFAKQGQTILDTFAGQPGFLRGRVARSVDEPNLWALVTEWEGAGFYRRALSAARMVMYPLMILMVNEPSAYEDVHTQDGT; this is encoded by the coding sequence GTGATCCGATACACCGTCCCAGAGTCCCAGTCCCAGGACTTCGCCAAGCAAGGGCAGACCATCCTCGACACGTTCGCCGGCCAGCCGGGCTTCCTGCGCGGGCGGGTGGCCCGCTCGGTCGACGAGCCCAACCTGTGGGCCCTGGTCACGGAGTGGGAGGGCGCCGGGTTCTACCGCCGGGCGCTGTCCGCCGCCCGCATGGTGATGTATCCGCTGATGATCCTCATGGTCAACGAACCCAGCGCCTACGAGGACGTCCACACGCAGGACGGGACGTAG
- a CDS encoding glycine--tRNA ligase encodes MARRTDVMDTIVSLAKRRGLVYPSSEIYGGLRASWDYGPLGVELKNNVKRQWWLSMVQAREDVVGLDSCVILAPEVWRASGHVETFTDPLTECMSCHKRFRADHLVEAYEEKHGAEPEGGLAAITCPNCGNKGTFTEPRQFSGLLKTFLGPVEDESGLAWLRPETAQGIFINYLNVQQSARRKIPFGIGQIGKSFRNEITPGNFIFRTREFEQMEMEFFVKPGTDEEWHQYWIDERYRWYSDLGISKDNLRLYEHPKDKLSHYSKRTVDIEYRFNFTGSEWGELEGIANRTDFDLTAHSKASGVDLSFFEQDTGERYVPFVIEPAAGVDRATLTFLIDAYSEDEAPNAKGQLEKRTVMRLDHRLAPVKAAVLPLSRNADLSPKARDLAAQLRRRWNVEFDDAGAIGRRYRRQDEIGTPFCITVDFDTLEDHAVTIRERDSMAQERIAIDGVESYLRQHLND; translated from the coding sequence ATGGCACGACGCACCGACGTCATGGACACCATCGTCAGCCTCGCCAAGCGCCGCGGGCTCGTCTACCCGTCGAGCGAGATCTACGGCGGACTTCGCGCGTCGTGGGACTACGGTCCGCTGGGTGTCGAGCTGAAGAACAACGTCAAGCGGCAGTGGTGGCTGTCGATGGTCCAGGCCCGCGAGGACGTCGTGGGTCTCGACTCCTGCGTCATCCTGGCGCCCGAGGTGTGGCGGGCCAGCGGCCACGTCGAGACCTTCACCGACCCGCTCACCGAGTGCATGTCCTGCCACAAGCGCTTCCGCGCCGACCACCTGGTCGAGGCCTACGAGGAGAAGCACGGCGCCGAGCCCGAGGGCGGCCTGGCCGCCATCACCTGCCCCAACTGCGGCAACAAGGGCACCTTCACCGAGCCCCGCCAGTTCAGCGGCCTGCTCAAGACCTTCCTCGGCCCGGTCGAGGACGAGTCCGGCCTGGCCTGGCTGCGGCCCGAGACCGCCCAGGGCATCTTCATCAACTACCTCAACGTGCAGCAGTCCGCGCGCAGGAAGATCCCGTTCGGCATCGGCCAGATCGGCAAGTCGTTCCGCAACGAGATCACGCCGGGCAACTTCATCTTCCGCACCCGCGAGTTCGAGCAGATGGAGATGGAGTTCTTCGTCAAGCCGGGCACCGACGAGGAGTGGCACCAGTACTGGATCGACGAGCGCTACCGCTGGTACTCCGACCTGGGCATCAGCAAGGACAACCTGCGCCTGTACGAGCACCCCAAGGACAAGCTGTCCCACTACTCCAAGCGCACCGTCGACATCGAGTACCGCTTCAACTTCACCGGCTCCGAGTGGGGTGAGCTGGAGGGCATCGCCAACCGCACCGACTTCGACCTGACCGCCCACTCCAAGGCGTCGGGCGTCGACCTCAGCTTCTTCGAGCAGGACACCGGGGAGCGCTACGTCCCCTTCGTCATCGAGCCGGCGGCGGGCGTCGACCGGGCCACGCTGACGTTCCTCATCGACGCCTACAGCGAGGACGAGGCCCCCAACGCCAAGGGCCAGCTGGAGAAGCGCACGGTCATGCGGCTCGACCACCGGCTCGCGCCGGTCAAGGCCGCGGTGCTGCCGCTGTCGCGCAACGCCGACCTGTCGCCGAAGGCCCGCGACCTGGCCGCGCAGCTGCGCCGCCGCTGGAACGTCGAGTTCGACGACGCCGGCGCGATCGGCCGCCGCTACCGCCGCCAGGACGAGATCGGCACGCCGTTCTGCATCACCGTCGACTTCGACACCCTTGAGGACCACGCGGTGACGATCCGCGAGCGCGACAGCATGGCGCAGGAGCGCATCGCGATCGACGGCGTCGAGAGCTACCTGCGTCAGCACCTCAACGACTGA